The Saprospiraceae bacterium genome contains the following window.
GATTTCATCAAATTTCATTTTCTCCATATTGTATTGGGCGAGATATGCGGAATCATTTGGATTGCAACCTCTGGAATTCATTTTATAAACAGCTTGAAATTGTTGAATATTTTCTTGTTTGTTTAGCCAATTTAATTCTTCAGTCCGGGTCATCGTTTCATTAAATTCAAGGCTTGCGACTGTATAAAATTCATTAAGATATATAACAGATTTTAATGGGGAATGACTGGTTAAATTTTGTCCAAAACCTTGATTGGAGTGATCCGATTTAAAACTAACAGTATACTGGTGAGGAACCATTAAGTTTTGACCATTTAACCAATAAATAGATAGTAGGGTAATTACCATTGTTTTCATTAGATGCTATTTAATGTGCCTTTCAAGGCTTTAAGATAGGCAAAACTTTTATATAGAAATGAGCCATACCAGGAAAACATTTTTCCATCAACCAAAACACAGGATGCCTTTCTAAACTCATCAAAATGCTTGTTACTAAAAGGGTAAGGTTCTGATGAAAGGAAAATGAGATCTGGATTTACTTGCTGAATCATTTCAATACTAACAATTGGATATCGATCCAAGTGGCCGAAACAATTTATAAATCCAGTGTCATTAAGAAAGGAATTTATAAACGTATTCTTGCCAGCAGCCATGTAGGGATCTTTCCAAATCAAATAAACGATTCTTAAGGGTTTTTCATTTTGTGCGTCAATGATATATTTTTTATATGCCTCAGATATTTTAAAAATCCAATTATCCGCGATAGCAACTTGGTTGCAAAGAATTCCTAGTTCCTGCATCATTTGATACATAGAAGAGAGGTCATTTACATCGGTTAGGTATATATCAAACTCTTTAGCTAAATCCTCTATGGCTTCTTTGGTGTTTTCTTCACGATTTGCAACGATTAAATCTGGTTTAATTTGTCTAATGCGTTGAAGCCATGGGTTTTTTGTACCTCCAACTCGATTTGGAATTGATTTTACGGTATCTGGGATTTCACAAAATTTACTGATCCCAACAACTGAATTTGAATCAATGAGTTCATAGAGATACCAGCTAATAGATGGCACTAAACTTACAATGTTGTTTTTAGGTTTTGAAAATAAATTTAAATTGATTGTTCCTTGATAAAATATCATGAAGCATTCCTGTTAACCAACACAAGTCTGTTTCCAAATAAGGCAATCCTCCCAATGTTTGTTATATTAAGAGTCTTTAAATCTGTTAGAATGCTCCAGGTTCCTGATTCATTTAAGCGAAGGATACTGCTTTTATTTGCACAAATTAGTTGTTGATTACTATTAATTACAAAATCTTCAACCCCTGGAGGCATCTTTGCAATTGTTTTAGATTTTTCAGTGTCTATGTTATAAGATTTTAAAACCCAATGGTCTTCAGTTATTTTGTGAACAAAGTATATTTCATTTAAATTTACGACTTCAAAACACCGTCCTATGGATGATGCAAATATTTTCCGGGTTCGATCTAGTTCGGAGTAAATACTCAGGACATGAGGTTCTTGTACTAAATAACAAACCCAGGTTTTGTTTTTTAAATACCTGTAGTACCCAATTTTTGAATGATCTTTAGTTATAAATTTAACTTGCTTTCCATTGCTTGCGTTTAATATTACAAGATTTTGAATTGTAGAATCATTTTCAGGAACCTTAACACAGCTAATTTCTTCTGAATTTTCAGGATAGACTCTTGGCGAATATTCACTAGAAGCCGAATTGGTAATGTTAGTAGCTGTTTTATTTAATAAATCAAATTTATAAATTTCGGTATTGTTATTTTCTGGCTTTCGAATACAGGCAAGTAAATGATTGTTGTCAATAAAATAAGGTTGATTATTGTATCCGGTAGGATTCAAAGCACTCAAATAATTTATTTTAGTTATAATCCAATTGGAATCCAATGGATTTTTAATATCCAATAAATACAAAGATGAACCAGGCAATTGAGAAAAAAGGGAATTTCCAAAAGTCAAAATACCCAGGATCAAATTGTGCTTAAAATACATTTACATCTTATTTGTAGAAGTGAAGATTCGGTTCCAGTTTATTCCATCTGAGAAGTTGCCATTTTTCAAACTAAACCATATAAATAAAGGTTTTCCTACGACGTGGTCAAACGGAACAAATCCCCATGCTCTGGAATCTTCTGAATTATGTCGGTTATCTCCCATAGCCCAATAATAATCTTGTTTAAATGTGTATGTATCGGTTTGTTGTCCATTGATATAAATTTTTTGATCCCGAACCTCTAACTTGTTGTTTTCATAGACATTTATAATTCGATGATATAGTGCAAGGTTTTCAAGGCTTATTGGAATCTTTACATCTTTTTTTGGAATCCAAATAGGGCCATAATCATTAAAACTCCAATTTGGAAAATTGGTTACATCATATGGAAAGCAACGTTTGTCAGGATTCTCATAGGGTGTTGCCGTTACATCGGGCCCCATTGCTTTGATTTTAGCTAATTGAGCTTCATCTAAAAACATAATGCCATATTTAAAATAAGGATCCTTGGTATTTACACCCCAGCTTTCTAGCTTTTTAATGCTTAGATTACTGGTAGTCGAACTGACTTCATACATATATTGCATATGCTCAGGATTTTCTGCCATTTTACCATTTATGTATAATTGCCGGTCGATAATTTGTAAGCTATCACCTGGAATTGCAACGCATCGTTTAATGTAGTGGTCTTTTTTATCGAGTGGTCTTACAATTAAAGGCAAGCCTTTGCATTCTCTTGCAGCATCTGCTTGTGTTTTAACTTGAAAATCCGTCCAGCTTCTGTTCGGTGTAACATAAACGCTGTCGCCAACCGGCCAGTTAAAAACGAAGGGGTCATTTCTTTTTACAGATGTCAATGCAGGCAATCTAAAATAGGGAAGGGATGGTTTGGTAAAATAAGACTCCACATCTAATTTAGGAATTCGATTGTGCAACAAGGGAATCATCGCAACGGTCATTGGTGTCCGTATGCCATAATGTACCTTGCTTACAAATAGAAAGTCACCAACTTTAAGTGTGCCTTCCATAGAAGGAGTTGGAATCACATAGGCCTCTATGAAAAACATCCGAATAAATGCTGCGGCAAATACTGCAAAAATTATTGATTCAACCCATTCCCGAATTGCTCCTCGAGCATATTTATTAGTATTTCTTATTCTCTGTACACGTGCCCAATCTTTCCTTTTTTGGGCTTCGTGCATCTCATCTAAAAATTCTTTTTCTTTTGCAAAAGCTGGTTCGATAAATTTTATTGACTTATTTGTGCCAATTAACCAAAAAGCCAATAGTGCATAAACAACCGCTAAAGCTGAATCCCAGAAACTCATTTTTCCAAAAGATTTTACCATGTCTACACACATGGCCGCAAAAATGAAAAAATTGACAATCGGGAAAAGTAGCCACCAGGCATGGCGTGGAGATCGACCAATGAGTTTACACCATTCTGCAAAATTGATACCCGGTATCCAGGCTTTTGATGCATCAATGGATACTTTTTTAAACAGAATACTCAGGCTGAAGCACAATAAAACATAGCTTATCAATAAGAAAATAAGTATACTCACTCGAAAATATTAAATGGATTTCTAAATAGTTTTAATTCGATCACAAAGATAAATGAAATAACAGGGATTGAAAGCATTAAACGACCAGACATCCCAAGCTATAGAAATAAAGGCAAATTTAATCGTCCAGCTTAGTTGGTACTTAAATCCAGATCATTCAGCATACTAGCCAATTGATCCTTGTAAACAATCCGTTGATCTTGCCACTCTTTCTGGATAATATTGGATGCTGCAATAATGTGAAGCATACATTCTTTTAGAAATAAAATGTCATTTTTATCCTTGACTTTAAAAAAATCCTGTAGTTCAGGTATTTGAGATAGGCTTTCTTTGAATTTTAATTCAGAATCGTTTGTGCCTAAACTCACAGTATTGCCCTTGGTAAACCAATCACAAATCGTTTGATAGGGATTAATGGTCTTCTGTTTTCCTGTGTTAATGATTTTAGGAAATAATGGCTGGCATTGTTCAAGAATTGAATCATTGATCATGGCAAGGGCCACTTCATATGCTCCAATTTGTTCGCCCTCATAGACTAATTCCATTTTGCCTGTTATGGCTGGAACAATCGCAAGTAAATCTGCGATGCGGGCAGATCCCTTGAGTTCATTATTCATCAACATCCTTCTTTCAATGGTACTGTATAGCAATTCCAAAGCAGAAATACTTAGACGAGCAGAAACGCCGCTTTTTTCATCAACCATTTCACTATCTCTAGCTGTGAATGCAATTTGTTCCAAAATCTGCAACATTAATTTAGGGATATAAATACTCTTTCTTATATTTTCTGGAATGTGAGCTTCTTGCTGGCTTATCTGCAATGCTGTTTCAATATCTTCTGGATAGTGCGTAAGGATTTGGCTTTCTATCCGGTCTTTCAATGGGGTAATTATTGTTCCGCGTTGGGTGTAATCTTCGGGATTTGCAGTAAATATAAAAAACACATCCAGTGGAAGTTTAAATTTAAATCCTCGAATTTGCAAGTCACGTTCCTCTAAAATATTGAACAGGGCAACTTGAATTCTTGCTTGTAAATCTGGCAATTCGTTAATCACAAAGATTGATTGGTGCGAACGGGGAATTAAGCCAAAGTGAATTGCATATTCATCATCATAAGCAATGTTTTTCTGAGCAGCTTTTATTGGATCTATGTCACCAATCAGATCAGAAATGCTAACATCCGGGGTTGCCAATTTTTCAACATATCGTTGGCTTCTGTGAATCCAATCTATTGGACAATCATCTCCATGAATTGCAATCATTTCCTTTCCGTATTTGCTAATAGGATTAATCGGATTGTCATTGATTTCGCTTCCTTTAATAATTGGTATATATTCATCAAGCAATTGAATTAGTTGACGTGCCATCTTGGTTTTAGCTTGGCCCCGTAATCCCAGAAACAGAATATTGTGTCCACTTAAAACAGCGCGTTCAACATCCGGGATAACAGTCTGGTCATACCCGTAAATGCCGTTAAACAGACTCGTTTTAGTGCGAATTTTTGATATTAAATTTTGACGAAGTTCTTCTCGAATGCTTCGATAGGTATATTTACTTGCTTTTAATTCTTTTAGAGTGCTCGCTTTATCTTTTACTGCCATTTTTTCGTTTGTTGTTTTCATAATTTATTAAAATATGTTCTCCTAATCCATCGAGGTTTGTATACATTGCCTTGCCATTGGCTTCTTTAGAAAATTGCTCGACAAACTCAACCAGATAAGGATCCGAAGCAACCATGAAGGTTGTTAAATCTATTTTTTGTTTTCTGCATTTACGGGCAACCGCTAAGGTTCTGGAAACTATAAATCGATCCAATCCAAAAAGAGTTTTTGTAAAGCTCTTTTCCGCGTTTAATGCAACTCGGCTTTCCATCAGTTATCATCATGATATGTTTGTTGGATGATTTTCTCTTGTTAAGCAGCTCCAATGCCAGATTTAATCCGGCTACTGTGTTTGTGTGATAGGGACCCACTTCAAGATAAGGAATATCTTTCAATTCGATTTGCCAAGCTTCATCACCAAAAACTACAAAATCTAATTTGTCTTTTGGATAATATCGGTGAATCATTTCGGCCAAAGCAAGCGCTACTTTTTTAGCTGGACTGATTCGATCTTCTCCATATAAAATCATTGAATGCGAAATATCGATCATTAAGACGGTGCTGCATTGAGACTCATGGATGGATTCTTTAGAGATCAAATCCGATTCTTCAATTCTAAATGATTTTGAACCATGATTTATGAAGGCATTTTTAACAGATTCAAAAGCTTGTAGGTTTTGGAACAGATCTCCATACTCAAATGGTTTTAAAGAATCGGATGCTTCTTCTCCTGTGCCCGATTTTTTTAATTTGTGTTTTCCCGTAAGCCCTTTACGGAGTTTGCCAAAAATAGATTCAAAAGCATTTTTTCTTAAATCTAGCTCCAGTTTCTTGGTAGGACTGTATTGAATTTCTGGGTCGATTCCTTCTTTCAAATACCCATTTCGCTTTAATTCTTCAATAAAATCAGGCAAACCGTAGTTTGGTTCAAAAATATTGAAACGTTTATCAAGCTCATTCATCCACTCAAAAAGCGCATCCACCTGTCCTGAACTTGCAATAAAAAGTGCTCTAAAAATCTCTAAAAGCCTATCATACAAGCTTTTATTTGACAAATAGCCAGGGTCATAAAAAAACTGAATACCTTGAATTTTGGGTATTTTATCAAATGTCATGGAAGTCTAACAAGCAGAAACAGAAGATCGTTTACCCGCTTTCGTTAAATTCATTAATTAAAGAAATTGAAATTGTACTTTTGCAGACTAAATTTAGATTTAATGAGGTTTTGTTTGCTATTACTATGTATTCTATTTTGTAGTTCAATTTCCTTTTCTCAAAAGTCTGATATTCGGGGAAATGTGTACAACAAAATAACCGGAGAGCCATTGGCTTTCACCTCTGTGTATTTAGAAGGGACTTCCTACGGTGCGATTACGGATAATCTTGGGTTTTTTAATATTTCTTCGGTGGCAAAGGGAGATTACACCTTGGTAGCGAGTTATATTGGCTTTGACACCGTAAAAGTTGTGATATCGGTTAGAGGAAACCAAATTATCAATAAACAATTGGTAATGAGTGAATCTAGTACTTTATTAGGAGAGGTCAGTGTATCTGGCAAAAAGCAACAAGCGCGCACTGAAGTAAAAATTTCAACGTTAACAGTAACGCCTAAAGAAATTAAAGCATTGCCTTCAACAGGTGGTGAAGCAGATATAGCCCAATATTTACAAATTATTCCGGGTGTAATCAGTACAGGAGATCAGGGAGGGCAAATTTATATACGAGGAGGATCCCCGGTTCAGAACAGAATATTAATAGATGGGATGACGGTTTATAACCCGTTTCATTCCATTGGCATTTTTTCTGTTTTTGAAACGGAAGTGATACGTTCTGTTGATGTTTTGACCGGTGGATTTCCAGCAGAATATGGAGGGAGGGTTTCGGCTATTGTAGATATGAAGACCAGAGAAGGCAACAAGACCCGACTTTCAGGCATTGCTTCTGCCAGTCCATTTCTTGCAAAAGCATTAATTGAGGGACCTATTTCAAAATTTAAAGAGGGAAAAAGTGGTAGTACGTCCTTTTTGTTAACTGCTAAATCCTCTTTTATTGACCAAACCTCTAAAACACTCTACAAATATGCATTTGATACTTCGACCAACAGTCTGCCATTTAAGTTTACAGATTTTTATGGAAAGATATCTACTATTGGAAGCAATGGAAATTTTCTAAATTTTTTTGGATTTAATTTTAACGATCAGGTTGAATATGCTGGATTGGCTGATTTGGATTGGAATGCATCAGGAGGAGGAACCAATTTTAAATTGATTCCAGCCAACTCCAGTGTGATTGTAGGTGGAAACGTAGCATATTCAAAATATTTTATTAAATTAAACGAAATAAATTCTGAGCCAAGATCAAGTGAAATCAAAGGTGTTCAATCTAATATTGACTTCACATATTTTGCTAGGAATTCAGAATTTAAATATGGAATTGAATTTGATGCATTTAGTACAGATTTTAATTTTACTAATTTTCTGAAAATCCCGGTAAGTCAAAAAGACTATAATACGGAATTGGCAGGTTATTTTAAATATAGAAAGGCATTTAGAAAATGGGTTATTGATCCAAGTTTGAGATTTCAATATTATGCATCTTTAAAAAAGACTTCCGTCGAACCACGACTTGGATTAAAATACAATGTTGGAAATGATTTTAGAATAAAGGCTGCAGGAGGCATTTACACTCAAAACTTAATGAGTTCGGTAAGTGAACGAGATATTGTGAATTTATTTGTTGGATTTATCACAAGTCCTGATCTTATCAAAGCAAGCCATGCAGTTTTTGGATTTGAATTGGATTTGAATGAGAATACAGATGTCAATGTAGAAACTTATTATAAAAATTTTGATAAACTTTACCAGTTAAATCGAAATAAAAGGACTGTTGAAGAATCCAGTTATGCTATTGAAACTGGTGATGCATATGGTTTAGACATACTTGTAAAATCAAATTGGGTAAATTGGAGTGTTTGGTTGGGTTACTCGTTAGGCTATGTCAATAGAAATGATGGTAAGCAAGAATTTCCAGCATTATTTGATAGAAGGCACAATGCAAATTTGGTTTTAGATTATCAATTTGGACATAAAAATGTATGGCAGGCAGGGTTAAGATGGAATTTAGGTTCAGGCTTTGCATTTACCAAGATCCAGGGATTTATTGAAGATAATAAAATTCCAAAAGGACTTGAAACGGTTTTTGGTATTGAGAATGCCCCAATAGGTGTGATTTATTCAGATAAAATCAATTCAGGCAGACTTCCGTATTATCATAGATTGGATTTTTCTTTAAAGCGGAAAATAATAATCAGTAAAAATATTTATTGGGAAATCACAGCCGCGGTTACCAATGCTTATGATAGAAAAAATATTTTTTATTTTAACGTTATTGAAAACAGGCGCGTCAATCAATTGCCGGTGTTGCCATCATTGGTAGCCGCATTTCATTTTTAAATGATTGTTTAAAAATCTATTGAATTTTTCTTATTTCAGGGCAAGTCTTAAGTTGAGTTTCGATTTCCTGAATTGTAAATGCGTTCATTTTCCAGATTTGAGAATTCAGGTAATTTAAAATATTTGTTAGTTCAACCGCACTTAACTTTGGAATTGGTGGCATAGGTAAATCTGAATGCCTTAAGTTAAACTGTCCGGCAGGTGTTCCTATTCCTTGATGAATCCAGCAAGCTAAATGAGTTCGTTGAGTTTTGATATAGGCAGCATCTTTAAGTGAAGGATATAAATTGCCAAGCCCCTCAAATTGATCCCCATGACAACCGGCGCATTGTGTTGTAAAAAGTATTTTTCCTTCTTTATAAGTTTCAGTAGAATAATTGCATCCAAAAACCAAGAGCAGTATAGCACCAAAAAAAAGTTTATTTAGATTCATCCAAAAGAGTTTGTATATCTTTTATAAAACGATCTACGTCTTTGTCATCAGTGCCTAAACAATAGGACCTTAAGTGAAATTTTGAATCAGCGAGGAGGATCCAGCCACTGTGATCAAAACCACCTGGAGCGTCAGGATCTTCTGCGGCAATACTCATATATTTTTCTGAAATTTCCTTGATTTTTTCTTTGGTGGGGATGTGTAATAAATGAAATTGATCTAAAGGATGATTTAATTTATCGTAATAACTGTTAAGTTTTGGTACAGAATCTTTTCTAAAATCGATACTGAAATTAATAAAAACAAGCTGCTTATTTCCTTTAAAGTGATCAGCGATTCGCATCATGCTTCGAATCGTTTTAGGGCAAATTGTTGGGCATGAAGTGAAAAAGAAATTAGCAATATGTAATTTCTCTTTTAAGGAATCTTTAGTTATAAGTTGGCCAAATTGGTTCTCAAGTGCAAAATCAGGTGTTTTTGCATAGATTGTATCATTGTTCTCGAAAGTTCGTAAGCCCAATATAGGAAGCTTATCGTTTTTGCATGAGCTTAGTAAAAAAGAAAGAGTCAACGTAACTATCCACGTGGATTGATTCAAAAGTTTATGAAATTGAGTGTACATACAGATCGTGTTTTTATTAAATAGTATTATTTACTAATTCGTAATTCGTAATTCGTAATTTTTAATTTACAACCCTTCCATCCCGCATCGTTAAGGTGCGATCAGCATTTAAAGCAATTTGGGTATCATGGGTTACAAGTATAACAGTCATGTTATTTTCTGATTTTAAATTCATAATCATATTAAGAACTTGTTTTGCATTTTGTTCATCCAAGTTGCCTGTAGGTTCATCTGCCAAGAGTATTTTTGGATTATTGATCAATGCACGTGCCAAGGCAACTCGTTGTTGTTCACCTCCAGATAACTGACCTGGTTTATGGTCCATACGATTTTCCATTGCCAATTTATGAAGTAGGTCAGTTGCTTGAATCTTAAGTTCATTTTCTTTTCGTCCGGCAATTAATCCAGGCAAGCATACATTTTCAAGTGCTGAGAATTCTGGCAAGAGATGATGAAACTGAAAAATAAAGCCAATGTGTTTGTTCCTGAATTGTGCAAGTGCCTTTAATTTTAAAGAATTAAGAGCAGTACCGTCAATTTGTATTGTGCCTTCATCTGCTTGATCTAGACTGCCGATAATATGAAGTAAAGTACTTTTTCCTGCACCTGATGCACCAATAATACTGATAAATTCACCCGTTTTTACTGATAGATCAATCCCTTTTAAGACTTCCAGTTGTTGATAAAATTTCTTAATGCCCTTGCATTCAATCATTTATGAATATAGTTGAATTGTATTTAAAAATAAATTTGTATATGCAAATGTAATTCATGGTTTTACGAAATAAAAAGTATTACTAATCAGTTTAATATTGGAATTTGAATTAATGTTCAATAAAGAATTTAATTTTGCAGGTACTAATTTCACAGGTTAAGTAATCATTTCTAATTCGGGATGAGAATTCTACAATTAAGCAAGAAATTTCCTTTTCCACCCAAAGATGGTGAGTCCATTGCTATTTTGCAAATGAGTAAAGCCTTGCACAACAGTGGTTGTGAAATGAGTCTGTTGGCCATGAATACATCTAAGCATCGGGTAGATCTCACAAAAGGATTGCCAAAGGAATTGGCTTATTATGCTCGGATTGAAACAGTAAACGTAGATAATAAAATTAGATGGACTGAAGCATTTAAAAATATTTTTTCTGAGGAATCCTATCATATCACCCGATTTATTTCTGCTGAATTTTCGATAAAATTAGAGCAATTACTTCAAGAGGAGACGTATGATATCATTCAGTTGGAGACTTTGTATTTAGCTCCATTTCTTAGTATTATTAAGAAGTATTCAAAAGCAATGGTAGTCTTACGTGCCCATAATATTGAGCATGAGATCTGGCAGCGTATTGCCATGCAAGTGCCTTCACTTCCTAAAAAGCTTTATCTTAACTATTTAAGTAAGAAATTGAGAAATTTTGAAATCAAATCTTTAAATGATTATGATTTTTTGGTGGCAATTACAGATAGGGATTTAGTACAGTTTAAATCTTTGGGTTATAAAAATGGATGTTTGGCCTCACCGGTTGGTTTTGAAGTTTTAGAAAATCAAATTGATTACAGTGCTTTTAATAGACCCATGATGCTTTCCTTTATCGGATCTCTTGATTGGATGCCCAATATTGAAGCGGTGCGTTGGTTTGTTCAAGAAGTTTGGCCAGTACTAATGAATAAATTTCCGGATTTGCAATTTCATATTGCGGGTCGGAATGCTCCAAAAGATATTTCAGATATAAATCAAAAAAACATTTTTTCATGGGGAAGTTCGTGATTCAACCGAATTTCTAAACCGATACCCAATATTGGTTGTACCCGTTTTTGCAGGTTCAGGTATTCGGGTAAAAATTCTGGAAGCAATGACTTTAGGACGCATAGTGATCTCAAGCTCTATAGGTTTGGAAGGCATTAGCGCCAAGCATAAAGACCAAGTTTTTATTGCGAATAGTGTGGATGATTTTGTTGAAAGTATAAGTCAATGTAAGAATCGTTACGATAGCCTGAGACTAATAGGTGAAAATGCCCGGAATTTTGTTATGGAAAATTTTGAAAATTCTAAATTAGCAGGAAAATTGATCCATGCATACAAAAAGGCATTACATTCGCACAGCCTACTGTAGGAATTATCTATAAAATGTCTTTTTTTCTTGAACTTTTATTTGCACTATCCTGTATTTTAATACTGCATAGTTATATTATTTACCCAATTAGTTTAGTTGTCGCTAATATATTTATTCGCCCTCAAAAATCTGCTTTGGCAACAGAAGCTAAAGATCTTCCTGTTGTTTCCTGCATTACTTCTGTTTATAATGAAGCGGATATAATAGAAAGGAAAGTACATTCGGTGTTAAATTCAGAATATCCAATTGATAAAATAAAACTTTTTATAGGTTCTGATGCATCAGATGATGGATCAAATGAGCTCATTAAGGCCCTAAAAATTAAATACCATAATATTTATTTTTTCTCATTTAACTCGAGGCGCGGTAAAACGAATGTGATTAATGACTTAATAGAAGAGGCTTATAAGGTTACCCCGCAATCTGATAATCATATTATTTTGTTTACAGATGCGAATGTTATTCTGAATTCAGAAACCATTGCTATTTTGGTTTCTGAATTTATTAACCCTGCGGTTGCTGTTGTTGATTCACGTATAATCCAAAAAAATCTAAGAAGTGATGGCATTTCTCTTGCAGAAGGCCAATACATGTCTTTAGAAACTAAATTAAAATTCCTGGAAGGAAGAGTACTTGGTTGCATGATGGGTGCATTTGGAGGGTGTTTTACAATACGCTCAAGTTACCTCCAAAAAATTCCTAATCATTTAATTGTGGATGATTTTTATATTACAATGATGGCAATGATTAAAAATGGAATTAGTCTACTTAATCCGAATGCTAGCTGTATAGAAGGAATTCCAAACCAAATGCATGAGGAATTTAAACGAAAATCGAGAATTTCAATTGGCAATTTTCAAAATCTAGCCATTTTTTGGGACAGACTTTATAAGAAACCATTGCGTCTAGCTTACGCATTTTTTTCACATAAATTCCTAAGGTGGATTGGCCCTTTTCTTTTTCTTGGAATGTTATTCTCATCTTTAGGATTATGGTTATTAGGCTCCAATCAATTCGGGTATATCAACCTCTCATTAGTTGCGCTCATTTTTGGAATTCCAGTTTTGGACTTTGTATTGCAATATTTAGGGATCCATTTAAGACCGTTTCGGGCTATCAGATATTTTTTTTATATGAACCTTGCACTTTTAAATGGGTTTATTATCTATGTTTCAGGCAAACAATTAGTAACCTGGCAACCACCAAAAAGAAGTAATATATCATGATTCGGTTTAATACAATTGAAGAAGCAATCCAAGACTTTAAAAATGGAAAAATTATCATTGTGGTTGATAATGAGGACCGAGAAAATGAGGGAGACTTTATTTGTGCCGCAGAAACCATAAGTCCAGAAATTGTAAATTTCATGGCAACGGAAGGACGTGGATTGATTTGTGCCCCATTAGATGAAAAGCGAGCAGATTCTTTGAATTTACCCTTAATGGTGCGAAATAACACCTCACTTCATGAAACAGCTTTCACCGTTTCAGT
Protein-coding sequences here:
- a CDS encoding ABC transporter ATP-binding protein gives rise to the protein MIECKGIKKFYQQLEVLKGIDLSVKTGEFISIIGASGAGKSTLLHIIGSLDQADEGTIQIDGTALNSLKLKALAQFRNKHIGFIFQFHHLLPEFSALENVCLPGLIAGRKENELKIQATDLLHKLAMENRMDHKPGQLSGGEQQRVALARALINNPKILLADEPTGNLDEQNAKQVLNMIMNLKSENNMTVILVTHDTQIALNADRTLTMRDGRVVN
- a CDS encoding glycosyl transferase family 1: MRILQLSKKFPFPPKDGESIAILQMSKALHNSGCEMSLLAMNTSKHRVDLTKGLPKELAYYARIETVNVDNKIRWTEAFKNIFSEESYHITRFISAEFSIKLEQLLQEETYDIIQLETLYLAPFLSIIKKYSKAMVVLRAHNIEHEIWQRIAMQVPSLPKKLYLNYLSKKLRNFEIKSLNDYDFLVAITDRDLVQFKSLGYKNGCLASPVGFEVLENQIDYSAFNRPMMLSFIGSLDWMPNIEAVRWFVQEVWPVLMNKFPDLQFHIAGRNAPKDISDINQKNIFSWGSS
- a CDS encoding glycosyltransferase is translated as MKKTFFHGEVRDSTEFLNRYPILVVPVFAGSGIRVKILEAMTLGRIVISSSIGLEGISAKHKDQVFIANSVDDFVESISQCKNRYDSLRLIGENARNFVMENFENSKLAGKLIHAYKKALHSHSLL
- a CDS encoding glycosyltransferase, producing the protein MSFFLELLFALSCILILHSYIIYPISLVVANIFIRPQKSALATEAKDLPVVSCITSVYNEADIIERKVHSVLNSEYPIDKIKLFIGSDASDDGSNELIKALKIKYHNIYFFSFNSRRGKTNVINDLIEEAYKVTPQSDNHIILFTDANVILNSETIAILVSEFINPAVAVVDSRIIQKNLRSDGISLAEGQYMSLETKLKFLEGRVLGCMMGAFGGCFTIRSSYLQKIPNHLIVDDFYITMMAMIKNGISLLNPNASCIEGIPNQMHEEFKRKSRISIGNFQNLAIFWDRLYKKPLRLAYAFFSHKFLRWIGPFLFLGMLFSSLGLWLLGSNQFGYINLSLVALIFGIPVLDFVLQYLGIHLRPFRAIRYFFYMNLALLNGFIIYVSGKQLVTWQPPKRSNIS